In Runella sp. SP2, the genomic window CCCTTTCACCAGTCCTACTGTTTCTTGGCGGTCATAAACCAGCTTATAGCGCAGTTTGTTGTTTTGGAAATAAAAGCCCATCACCGATAATTTTACTCCCTGCGAGCCAATGTCAAACCCGCCGCGATAACCCGCGTATTTGGGGGTTTGAGCTAGTGTTTGTAAGGCTACCATGCAAAAAACAAGAAGCATGAGTAAGCCTTTATTTAAGTATTTTTTCATGTTTCAAAAAGTTTAAACCTAGATATCTACTTCAACATCCTCGTTGTTTTTCGACTTCTTTTTAGGCTTTGCTGGTTCTGCCGACTCTTTTTTCGTTACCGATTTTTTGGTCGTTGCTTTTATTTTTTTAGGTGTGGTTGTTGCCACCTTTTTTGCAGGTTCGGCAGCTTTTGCCACCGCAGGAGCCTCATCAACGGCCACATCGCTTACTTTAGGCTGAACTTTCTCTTCCACTTTCGCGGGTTCTTTGCTGTCCGAAGCAACTTTATCCGTCGAAACCGAAGTACTTGCTCCATTGGACACAGCTACCGTATCTGTATTTGTGGAAGTGGTAGCAGTTGGTTCTTCTTTTCCGTTCTTCAAAATATACCAAGCAGAGCCACCTAACACCCCTGCAACGACCAAAAAGATGAGTACTTTTGAAAAAGTAGTGAGTTGTGACCAAAATCCGCGTTCTTGTTGAGGTTCCATGATTGGTTAATGATTGTTAATTGTTTTAGATTTAGCAACTAAGCTGTTCGAGTATTCAACGAAGTACCGAAACTATTTTAACAGAATCAAGTAGGAATAGCACTTCTCCGTCATAAATCGCTGTAAAACAATAGTTTTACTTCAATTACTCGAACGATTCATTGATTTAACGGTTCAAATGTATAAGGTAGTTGGGTGCTATTTGTAAGATTTTTATGAGTGGTTAAGGGGGTGTAAGAGGTGCGTTTTTTAAGTAAGATTGGTATCATTTTCAAATTTAGAAAATTCTGCAAACAATCTCGACGATACTGTGGGCGTTAATCCGTCATCATTGTTATTATTTTTACACAATAACTCTCTATAACAAACCATGAAAAAGGCAATTTTGGCGTTTTTGGTTCTATCTGCTGCTTTACAAGCCAATGCGCAATTTAATCGCAAATTAGTTTTTGTCGGTGTGCGCGGAGGAGCAAACTTCTCACAACTTCAAACCGAAGGACTGAGCATAAGCCGTCCAGGAGCATCTGTTCAAGATTTTTTTAAAAATAACTCAGCCAATCGCACAGGATATGTAGTTGGAGCTTATGCCCGTATTGGTCGAAAATTATTCATTCAACCAGAGATTCTTTTATCCTCAAAAGGTGGGACATTTGAAATTCTCAAAAGTGGTAGCAGTTCTCCCGTCAATGTTGATGTCAAGTTTAGCCAGATTGATATTCCTGTTTTGGTGGGTTTTAAATTGGGGCCGTTGCGTTTTAATGCGGGTCCGATGGCATCACTCAATGTTGCACAAGGAAGCCAATTGGGAGATGCTTTAAAGGTATAT contains:
- a CDS encoding porin family protein; protein product: MKKAILAFLVLSAALQANAQFNRKLVFVGVRGGANFSQLQTEGLSISRPGASVQDFFKNNSANRTGYVVGAYARIGRKLFIQPEILLSSKGGTFEILKSGSSSPVNVDVKFSQIDIPVLVGFKLGPLRFNAGPMASLNVAQGSQLGDALKVYSSQNINKTIEQATFGYQAGIGLDIRSFNIDLRYESGLSNISQLNLQNNAQFNSKVSLWQLTAGFTLF